The following are encoded together in the Juglans microcarpa x Juglans regia isolate MS1-56 chromosome 2D, Jm3101_v1.0, whole genome shotgun sequence genome:
- the LOC121249073 gene encoding thiamine-repressible mitochondrial transport protein THI74 — MTHEVWRWLLGLIYIVAVASIWIAASYVVQSVVDAGVSPFLITYICNSLFVVYIPLVEIGRYLEDTYGSLWFWKNKKSGILQDLRESEQVVLLGESDLGAKAVNPSVLLEEGQISHHGEGIGSEAEFVSHEIQAALPDQDKANGNFDKRVDAKGRWTRTRVAKVSLLICPFWFFAQLTFNFSLKYTTVTSNTILSSASSLFTFLVSLAFLGEMFTWVKLISVLLCMAGTIVVSLGDSQTSLTAASNPLLGDILAIVSSALYAVYITLIRKKLPDDDGKSGHASMAQFLGFLGLFNLLIFLPVALILNFTKLEPFELLTWEQFGLIIGKGLLDNVLSDYLWAKAVLMTTTTVATAGLTIQIPLAAIVDSVMGSAPHLMDYLGALAVILGFAGINIPSDACGRSKDASVELETENFSSSTDPDRVPSISQAAATIS; from the exons ATGACACATGAGGTTTGGAGATGGCTTTTGGGTTTGATTTACATAGTTGCCGTTGCGTCTATCTGGATAGCTGCTAGTTATGTGGTTCAGTCCGTTGTAGATGCGGGGGTTTCACCATTCCTCATAACTTACATTTGCAATTCACTATTTGTGGTTTACATTCCCCTAGTTGAGATTGGGCGCTATTTGGAGGATACTTATGGAAGTTTatggttttggaaaaataagaaaagtggCATTTTGCAAGATTTACGGGAATCAGAGCAGGTTGTTCTTCTTGGGGAGAGTGATTTAGGTGCAAAAGCCGTAAATCCATCTGTGCTTTTGGAAGAGGGGCAAATTAGCCATCATGGAGAAGGTATTGGTTCTGAAGCAGAATTTGTATCACATGAGATTCAAGCTGCTCTACCAGATCAAGATAAAGCCAATGGCAACTTCGATAAACGAGTTGATGCAAAAGGCCGTTGGACACGCACTAGAGTGGCAAAAGTTAGCTTATTGATATGCCCATTTTGGTTTTTTGCGCAGCTCACATTTAATTTCTCGCTGAAGTATACAACGGTCACG TCAAATACCATCTTAAGCAGTGCATCCAGCCTTTTTACGTTTTTGGTCTCTCTAGCATTCTTGGGCGAGATGTTTACATGGGTGAAGCTCATCAGTGTTCTTCTTTGTATGGCTGGAACAATAGTTGTCAGCTTAGGGGACTCTCAAACCAGTTTAACTGCAGCTTCAAACCCCCTTCTTGGAGACATTCTGGCAATCGTATCATCAGCACTATATGCTGTGTATATTACCCTTATTCGCAAGAAGCTACCTGATGATGATGGAAAAAGCGGACATGCCAGTATGGCACAGTTCCTTGGATTTCTAGGGCTTTTCAACCTCTTGATTTTCCTTCCTGTGGCCCTTATTCTTAATTTCACCAAGCTGGAACCTTTTGAACTGCTTACCTGGGAGCAGTTTGGTCTAATTATTGGAAAAG GTTTGTTAGATAATGTGCTGAGTGATTATTTATGGGCCAAGGCTGTTCTTATGACGACTACCACAGTAGCAACGGCTGGACTAACAATTCAGATCCCATTAGCAGCTATAGTCGATTCTGTAATGGGCAGTGCCCCTCATCTCATGGATTACCTTGGAGCTCTTGCCGTCATTCTTGGGTTTGCTGGCATCAACATTCCTTCTGATGCATGTGGCAGATCAAAAGACGCCAGTGTTGAGCTAGAAACTGAAAATTTCAGCTCCTCTACCGATCCAGATCGCGTGCCATCAATCAGTCAAGCTGCAGCGACCATTTCATAG
- the LOC121249075 gene encoding basic blue protein-like isoform X2, with protein MHGLYQGRCTALVVLAITLLMTLNSLSSVSARPTIHTVGDDSGWTFNVERWTRGKRFQAGDILAFNYDPSFHNVAIVGVHGYTSCTTASSNSRTYTSGNDRMILLRGWNYFICSIPGHCQEGMRIAVYAS; from the exons ATGCATGGGCTCTATCAA GGAAGATGCACTGCTCTAGTAGTACTTGCCATCACTCTCCTCATGACTCTGAACTCACTTTCCTCTGTCTCTGCTCGACCAACTATTCATACTGTTGGCGATGATTCTGGCTGGACTTTCAACGTGGAAAGATGGACCAGAGGGAAGAGGTTCCAGGCCGGAGATATACTTG CTTTCAACTATGATCCATCATTCCACAATGTTGCAATTGTTGGTGTCCACGGCTACACAAGTTGCACTACTGCTTCTTCGAATTCTAGGACTTACACTAGTGGAAACGATCGAATGATACTGTTGAGGGGATGGAACTACTTCATTTGTAGCATTCCTGGCCATTGCCAGGAGGGAATGAGAATAGCAGTTTATGCTTCctaa
- the LOC121249075 gene encoding guanine nucleotide-binding protein-like NSN1 isoform X4, whose translation MPVNHDPVGTHVDMEKLVIKSGPNKHLSILSLEKLVKWLKYLREELPTVAFKCSMQQQRSNLGWKLSSKAAKPSSILQRSDCLGAETLLKLLKNCSSHEIKRSITVGVIGLPNVG comes from the exons ATGCCCGTGAATCATGATCCCGTGGGTACTCATGTTGATATGGAGAAGTTGGTGATAAAATCTGGCCCTAATAAGCATCTATcg ATCTTATCCCTCGAGAAGCTGGTGAAGTGGCTCAAGTATCTTAGGGAAGAATTACCGACTGTTGCATTTAAGTGCAGTATGCAACAGCAGAGATCAAACTTAGGGTGGAAGTTGTCATCTAAGGCAGCAAAACCAAGCAGTATTCTGCAAAGGAGTGACTGTCTAGGGGCTGAAACCCTTCTTAAATTGCTGAAGAATTGCTCAAGTCATGAG ATCAAGAGGTCAATTACAGTGGGTGTTATTGGCCTGCCCAATGTTG GTTGA
- the LOC121249075 gene encoding guanine nucleotide-binding protein-like NSN1 isoform X1: MPVNHDPVGTHVDMEKLVIKSGPNKHLSILSLEKLVKWLKYLREELPTVAFKCSMQQQRSNLGWKLSSKAAKPSSILQRSDCLGAETLLKLLKNCSSHEIKRSITVGVIGLPNVGKSSLINTLKRCHVVNSGATPELTRSRAVNG, translated from the exons ATGCCCGTGAATCATGATCCCGTGGGTACTCATGTTGATATGGAGAAGTTGGTGATAAAATCTGGCCCTAATAAGCATCTATcg ATCTTATCCCTCGAGAAGCTGGTGAAGTGGCTCAAGTATCTTAGGGAAGAATTACCGACTGTTGCATTTAAGTGCAGTATGCAACAGCAGAGATCAAACTTAGGGTGGAAGTTGTCATCTAAGGCAGCAAAACCAAGCAGTATTCTGCAAAGGAGTGACTGTCTAGGGGCTGAAACCCTTCTTAAATTGCTGAAGAATTGCTCAAGTCATGAG ATCAAGAGGTCAATTACAGTGGGTGTTATTGGCCTGCCCAATGTTGGTAAGAGTAGCCTCATTAATACCTTGAAGAGGTGCCATGTTGTCAATTCTGGTGCTACTCCTGAACTGACAAGATCAAGAGCGGTCAATGGATGA
- the LOC121250520 gene encoding desumoylating isopeptidase 1-like, with amino-acid sequence MAEEGHKVTLNVYDLSQGLARQLSTTFLGKAIEGVWHTGVVVYSNEYYFGGGIQQAPAGLTPYGTPIRVFELGVTHVPKDVFEMYLQEISPRYTAETYSLLTHNCNNFSNEVAQFLVGATIPDYILQLPNEVMNSPMGALILPMIQNLETTMKSGAVPQVPQFRSPMTQPLQPMMTPDRKESYNKVKAEEHCTKSEKPKTVENAVPPAVDIVEQKAAANGVVVNDPLVNSRSMVQEEISKEFAAIMATGTLRASEAAALATRRVMQRYGNLNAAMPRS; translated from the exons ATGGCCGAG GAGGGTCACAAGGTTACCTTGAATGTTTATGACCTAAGCCAAGGACTAGCTCGGCAGCTTTCCACAACCTTTTTGGGGAAGGCTATTGAGGGCGTATG GCACACAGGAGTTGTTGTTTACAGTAATGAATACTACTTTGGGGGTGGGATACAACAAGCTCCTGCTGGATTGACACCATATGGTACACCAATTAGGGTGTTCGAATTGGGAGTGACACATGTGCCAAAGGATGTATTTGAGATGTATCTTCAGGAAATCAGCCCTCGATATACGGCTGAAACATATAGTTTGCTTACACACAATTGCAATAACTTCAGCAATGAGGTTGCTCAGTTTTTGGTTGGTGCAACCATTCCAGACTACATTCTGCAGCTTCCAAACGAAGTCATGAATAGTCCAATGGGCGCTCTTATAT TGCCCATGATACAGAATCTGGAGACAACAATGAAATCTGGTGCTGTCCCCCAAGTTCCACAATTTAGGTCTCCAATGACCCAGCCTTTGCAACCGATGATGACCCCAGATCGCAAAGAGAGTTATAACAAAGTGAAAGCTGAAGAGCACTGCACCAAGTCTGAGAAGCCAAAGACGGTGGAAAATGCAGTGCCACCAGCTGTTGACATTGTAGAACAGAAAGCAGCAGCCAATGGGGTTGTTGTAAACGACCCCCTTGTGAATTCGAGAAGCATGGTGCAGGAGGAGATAAGCAAAGAATTTGCTGCAATCATGGCGACTGGGACATTACGTGCAAGTGAGGCAGCTGCGCTTGCCACAAGAAGAGTTATGCAAAGATACGGGAACCTGAATGCTGCAATGCCACGGAGTTAG
- the LOC121249074 gene encoding probable serine/threonine-protein kinase PBL26, producing MSCFSFCFTSHENNEKKVSKKTNGRRKGDLPAADPPHPGPGNHNPKVAPVETTNKKDSDKEVQNNNIAAQTFNFRQLATATKNFRQECLIGEGGFGRVYKGQLDKTGLVVAVKQLDRNGLQGNREFLVEVLMLSLLHHENLVNLIGYCADGEQRLLVYEYMPLGSLEDHLLDLAPGKKPLDWFTRMKIALQAAKGLEYLHEKANPPVIYRDLKSSNILLDNDFNAKLSDFGLAKLGPVGDKSHVSSRIMGTYGYCAPEYQRTGQLTVKSDVYSFGVVFLELITGRRVIDTTRCTEEQNLITWAQPVFKDPQRFPELADPLLHGEFPLRALHQAVAVAAMCLQEEQAVRPLMTDVVTALSFLGNSPSDGTVSHGASPSPPSDHNMASGNENLHDEESIRERQKAVAEAIEWGSTSRHNASRSGSASSL from the exons ATGAGttgcttttcattttgttttacatCCCATGAGAATAATGAGAAGAAAGTATCTAAGAAGACCAATGGCAGAAGGAAGGGAGACTTGCCTGCTGCTGATCCTCCACACCCAGGGCCTG GAAACCATAACCCGAAGGTCGCTCCAGTCGAGACCACCAACAAAAAGGATTCCGATAAAGAAGTTCAGAACAACAACATTGCCGCCCAAACTTTCAATTTCCGCCAATTGGCGACAGCGACAAAGAATTTCCGACAAGAATGCCTAATAGGTGAAGGTGGATTTGGAAGAGTTTACAAGGGACAACTAGACAAAACTGGCCTG GTTGTGGCTGTGAAGCAACTTGACAGGAATGGATTGCAAGGAAACAGAGAGTTTCTTGTTGAGGTGTTGATGTTGAGCCTCTTACACCATGAAAATCTAGTCAATCTGATCGGATATTGTGCCGATGGAGAGCAGAGACTTCTGGTGTACGAGTACATGCCATTGGGATCTCTGGAGGACCATCTACTTG ATCTAGCACCAGGGAAAAAGCCATTAGATTGGTTCACAAGAATGAAAATAGCTTTACAAGCTGCCAAGGGCCTAGAATATTTACATGAGAAGGCCAATCCTCCTGTCATATATCGAGATCTAAAATCCTCAAACATCTTGCTGGACAACGATTTCAATGCCAAACTCTCAGATTTCGGATTGGCAAAGCTTGGTCCAGTCGGGGACAAGTCACACGTTTCTTCGAGAATCATGGGAACATACGGATATTGTGCTCCCGAGTATCAAAGAACAGGACAACTCACAGTGAAGTCGGATGTGTACAGTTTTGGAGTTGTGTTCTTGGAGTTGATTACTGGAAGGAGAGTCATTGACACAACAAGATGTACCGAGGAGCAAAATCTGATCACTTGG GCACAGCCTGTATTCAAGGATCCACAGAGATTCCCAGAACTAGCCGATCCGCTTCTTCACGGTGAATTTCCTTTGAGAGCACTACACCAAGCGGTAGCAGTTGCAGCCATGTGTCTGCAAGAGGAACAAGCTGTTCGTCCCTTGATGACTGATGTTGTCACTGCTCTCAGTTTCCTCGGGAACAGTCCGAGTGACGGCACCGTATCTCACGGCGCCAGTCCTTCTCCACCATCGGATCACAACATGGCGAGCGGAAATGAAAATCTTCATGATGAAGAAAGTATAAGAGAAAGACAAAAGGCTGTGGCAGAAGCCATAGAATGGGGTTCTACTTCCAGGCACAATGCATCACGTAGTGGAAGTGCTTCTTCATTGTga
- the LOC121249075 gene encoding basic blue protein-like isoform X5, with protein MTLNSLSSVSARPTIHTVGDDSGWTFNVERWTRGKRFQAGDILAFNYDPSFHNVAIVGVHGYTSCTTASSNSRTYTSGNDRMILLRGWNYFICSIPGHCQEGMRIAVYAS; from the exons ATGACTCTGAACTCACTTTCCTCTGTCTCTGCTCGACCAACTATTCATACTGTTGGCGATGATTCTGGCTGGACTTTCAACGTGGAAAGATGGACCAGAGGGAAGAGGTTCCAGGCCGGAGATATACTTG CTTTCAACTATGATCCATCATTCCACAATGTTGCAATTGTTGGTGTCCACGGCTACACAAGTTGCACTACTGCTTCTTCGAATTCTAGGACTTACACTAGTGGAAACGATCGAATGATACTGTTGAGGGGATGGAACTACTTCATTTGTAGCATTCCTGGCCATTGCCAGGAGGGAATGAGAATAGCAGTTTATGCTTCctaa
- the LOC121249075 gene encoding basic blue protein-like isoform X3 has protein sequence MSHQGRCTALVVLAITLLMTLNSLSSVSARPTIHTVGDDSGWTFNVERWTRGKRFQAGDILAFNYDPSFHNVAIVGVHGYTSCTTASSNSRTYTSGNDRMILLRGWNYFICSIPGHCQEGMRIAVYAS, from the exons ATGTCTCACCAGGGAAGATGCACTGCTCTAGTAGTACTTGCCATCACTCTCCTCATGACTCTGAACTCACTTTCCTCTGTCTCTGCTCGACCAACTATTCATACTGTTGGCGATGATTCTGGCTGGACTTTCAACGTGGAAAGATGGACCAGAGGGAAGAGGTTCCAGGCCGGAGATATACTTG CTTTCAACTATGATCCATCATTCCACAATGTTGCAATTGTTGGTGTCCACGGCTACACAAGTTGCACTACTGCTTCTTCGAATTCTAGGACTTACACTAGTGGAAACGATCGAATGATACTGTTGAGGGGATGGAACTACTTCATTTGTAGCATTCCTGGCCATTGCCAGGAGGGAATGAGAATAGCAGTTTATGCTTCctaa